A single window of Gossypium arboreum isolate Shixiya-1 chromosome 13, ASM2569848v2, whole genome shotgun sequence DNA harbors:
- the LOC108463695 gene encoding uncharacterized protein LOC108463695 translates to MTVVLTKSIRNPKIWLSIPIKMDCSQDQNAIVEVVASVLSFGALWIKKLKTRKKITSHPRVNRDYERENYINSILYSGDQHCIDVIRMRSIVFFNLCDILSRNNLLQSTKSVNIMEQVVIFLHIIGHNVRFRVIGSRHYRSIETVHHYFGVVLRAILKLYKPVIRLPYESTPNEIRNNPMFYPYFKDCIGALDGTHVLVSIPFSIQGRFYSRKGRTTQNILVAITFDLKFSYILVGWEGSAHDSRILGDALSSPRGLIIPEGKN, encoded by the exons ATGACTGtcgttcttaccaaatctataagAAACCCTAAAATTTGGCTTTCCATTCCTATCAAG atggattgtAGTCAAGATCAAAATGCAATTGTTGAAGTCGTGGCTTCAGTTTTATCTTTTGGGGCTCtttggattaaaaaattaaaaactaggaagaaaatcaCTTCTCACCCTCGTGTGAATCGAGattatgaaagagaaaattatattaatagtattttatatagtgGTGACCAGCATTGTATTGATGTGATAAGGATGAGATCGATTGTCTTTTTTAATTTGTGTGATATTCTTAGTAGGAATAATTTGTTACAATCAACTAAATCGGTGAATATTATggagcaagtagttatatttttACACATAATTGGTCATAATGTAAGGTTTCGAGTGATTGGATCTAGACATTATAGATCAATAGAGACAGTTCACCATTACTTTGGGGTTGTATTGAgagctattttgaaattgtataaaccAGTTATTAGATTACCTTATGAGTCAACTCCTAATGAAATCAGAAACAATCCAATGTTTTATCCTTACTTTAAAGATTGTATTGGAGCATTAGATGGAACTCATGTTCTTGTATCCATTCCATTTAGCATTCAAGGAAGATTTTATAGCCGTAAAGGGAGGACAACACAAAATATATTGGTTGCCAttacatttgatttgaaattttcctatATTCTAGTTGGTTGGGAAGGTAGTGCACATGATTCTCGTATTTTAGGTGATGCTCTTTCATCCCCAAGAGGATTAATTATTCCGGAAGGTAAGAATTAA